One genomic window of Prochlorococcus marinus CUG1416 includes the following:
- a CDS encoding pyridoxal-phosphate-dependent aminotransferase family protein: MIPGPTPVPEKVLQALSKHPIGHRSKEFQELVESTTKNLQWLHQTQNDVLTITGSGTAAMEAGIINTLSKGDKVICGENGKFGERWVKVAKTFGLDVIKIDSEWGTPLNPEEFKKILEEDKQKAIKAVILTHSETSTGVINDLETISSYIREHNTALSIVDCVTSLGACNVPVDEWQLDVVASGSQKGYMIPPGLSFIAMSQKAWEATEKSDLPKFYLNLKSYKKSLVSNSNPYTPAVNLVFALDEALNMMREEGLKNIFSRHNKHKLAMSNAVKALNLKLFADEKCLSPSITAIKTEGMDAEEFRKTIRNKFDILLAGGQDHLKGRIFRVGHLGYVNDRDIITVISAISNSLLDLGKITVQEAGEALVVASKFLETK; encoded by the coding sequence ATGATTCCTGGACCCACACCAGTTCCAGAAAAAGTTTTACAAGCATTAAGTAAGCATCCAATCGGCCATCGCAGTAAAGAATTCCAAGAGCTCGTAGAAAGTACCACTAAAAATTTACAGTGGCTTCATCAAACTCAAAATGATGTTCTAACAATTACTGGTAGTGGAACTGCCGCAATGGAAGCTGGAATAATAAATACTTTAAGTAAAGGTGATAAAGTAATTTGTGGAGAAAATGGAAAATTCGGCGAAAGATGGGTAAAAGTTGCTAAGACATTTGGGTTAGACGTAATAAAAATTGATTCCGAATGGGGTACTCCCCTTAATCCAGAAGAATTCAAAAAAATATTAGAAGAAGATAAACAAAAAGCAATAAAAGCAGTTATCTTAACTCATTCTGAAACTTCAACAGGTGTCATTAATGATCTAGAAACCATAAGCTCATATATTCGGGAACACAATACAGCATTATCTATTGTTGACTGCGTCACAAGTCTTGGGGCGTGCAATGTACCCGTAGATGAATGGCAATTAGATGTCGTTGCTTCAGGATCACAAAAAGGATATATGATTCCCCCAGGCCTAAGTTTTATAGCAATGAGCCAAAAAGCATGGGAAGCTACAGAAAAATCTGATTTACCAAAATTTTATTTAAATTTAAAATCCTACAAAAAGAGTCTTGTAAGTAACAGTAATCCATATACTCCAGCAGTTAATTTGGTTTTTGCTTTAGATGAAGCTTTAAATATGATGCGAGAAGAAGGTTTAAAAAACATTTTCTCTAGGCATAATAAACATAAATTAGCAATGAGCAATGCAGTAAAAGCTTTAAATCTAAAATTATTTGCTGATGAAAAATGTTTAAGCCCTTCGATTACTGCAATAAAGACTGAAGGAATGGATGCTGAAGAATTTAGAAAGACAATAAGAAATAAGTTTGATATCCTACTTGCTGGTGGCCAAGATCACTTGAAGGGAAGAATATTTAGGGTCGGACATTTAGGGTATGTAAATGACAGGGATATCATTACAGTAATTTCTGCTATCAGTAATTCACTTCTTGATCTGGGAAAAATCACTGTTCAAGAAGCTGGTGAAGCATTAGTAGTGGCATCTAAATTTCTTGAGACAAAATGA
- the cbiD gene encoding cobalt-precorrin-5B (C(1))-methyltransferase CbiD has protein sequence MKKGFSLPLWVAGASRSALKKLVGFPFDNYELIKIPNEKKEIKIEIHSVGLIKGDSHALGISFAKSGLDLDITQNLEIWTIASLEKISLNNLVQRNPINIIAGSGVGIKENTSEICISNFAKELLYDNLLDIIPEGFNLNLEIIFPNGEFLAERTSNKSFGIVDGLSIIGTSAETYSSASPDQLEEAKTELAKLIKNDFKGKVVFVIGENGLNLAKTCNVKLPIIKVGNWLGPLIVDAAIKKVKTVILFGYHGKLIKLAGGIFHTHNHIADGRIEILVYLAVQENLPPELIVNLSTLNTLEDALLVLERFNQYIAEKLFHNLSNTIEKRSFAYVNRYVKTDMKIAAILFDRKRQIRWSGTNGNDYISYFK, from the coding sequence TTGAAAAAAGGATTTTCTTTACCTTTGTGGGTTGCTGGTGCTTCTAGGTCAGCATTAAAAAAACTAGTAGGGTTTCCATTTGATAATTATGAACTAATAAAAATCCCTAATGAAAAAAAAGAAATAAAAATCGAGATTCATTCTGTTGGTTTAATTAAAGGTGACTCACATGCTTTAGGAATTTCCTTTGCAAAGTCTGGATTAGATCTTGACATTACACAAAACTTAGAAATATGGACAATAGCCTCTTTAGAAAAAATTTCTTTGAATAATCTTGTTCAAAGAAATCCAATAAATATTATTGCAGGATCTGGTGTAGGTATCAAAGAGAATACATCAGAGATATGCATTTCTAATTTTGCTAAAGAACTTTTATATGATAATTTATTGGATATTATTCCAGAAGGTTTTAATTTAAATTTAGAAATTATTTTCCCAAATGGGGAGTTTTTAGCGGAAAGAACTAGTAATAAGTCATTTGGAATTGTAGATGGATTATCTATTATTGGAACTTCTGCTGAGACTTATTCGAGTGCTTCACCTGATCAATTAGAAGAGGCTAAAACGGAGCTAGCAAAGTTAATTAAAAATGATTTTAAAGGGAAAGTTGTTTTTGTTATTGGTGAAAATGGCCTAAATTTGGCAAAAACTTGTAATGTTAAGTTGCCAATTATAAAAGTTGGTAACTGGTTAGGGCCGCTAATAGTTGATGCTGCAATAAAAAAAGTTAAAACTGTGATTCTTTTTGGTTATCACGGAAAATTAATTAAATTAGCAGGCGGTATTTTTCATACACATAATCATATAGCTGATGGAAGAATCGAGATTCTTGTTTATTTAGCCGTTCAAGAAAATTTACCACCTGAATTAATAGTTAACTTGTCTACCTTAAATACTCTTGAAGATGCCTTATTAGTGCTTGAAAGATTTAATCAATATATAGCTGAAAAATTATTCCACAATTTATCTAATACGATTGAAAAGCGTTCTTTTGCATATGTTAATAGGTATGTAAAAACAGATATGAAAATTGCAGCAATCCTTTTTGATAGAAAAAGGCAAATAAGGTGGTCGGGTACTAACGGTAATGATTATATTTCTTATTTTAAATAA
- the guaA gene encoding glutamine-hydrolyzing GMP synthase, with translation MSQTSLKKERDPSILILDFGSQYSELIARRIRETNVYSLVVSNCISIEEINDINPKGIILSGGPNSVYDQNAPKCNEKIFDLGIPILGICYGMQLMVKELGGSVTSATKKAEYGRAPINIDLESELLSDVKDNSIMWMSHGDSINFLPDGFNKIAHTENTLHAAISNDRKKLFGVQFHPEVIHSEFGMTVIKNFVYKISSCPVDWTTETFLEETIPRIREQVGNKKVLLALSGGVDSSTLAFLLNKAIGDQLTCMFIDQGFMRKGEPEFLMNFFDKKFHIKVEYINARERFIAKLKGITDPEQKRKIIGEEFIRVFEEESNRLGPFQYLAQGTLYPDVIESAGTNIDPKTGERIAVKIKSHHNVGGLPKDLQFKLVEPLRKLFKDEVRKLGAALGLPDEIIKRHPFPGPGLAIRILGEVTNEKLDCLRDADWIVRDEIKKAGLYNDIWQAFAVLLPVKTVGVMGDKRTYAWPIVLRCVSSEDGMTADWSKIPFQILERISNRIVNEVVSVNRVVYDITSKPPGTIEWE, from the coding sequence ATGAGTCAAACATCTTTAAAAAAAGAACGAGATCCTTCAATATTAATTTTAGATTTCGGATCTCAATATTCTGAATTGATTGCAAGAAGAATCAGAGAAACTAATGTTTATTCTCTTGTAGTAAGTAACTGTATTTCAATTGAGGAAATTAATGATATTAATCCTAAAGGGATAATTTTGAGTGGAGGGCCAAATTCTGTATATGACCAAAATGCGCCTAAATGCAATGAAAAAATTTTTGATTTAGGAATCCCTATTCTTGGCATATGCTATGGAATGCAATTAATGGTTAAAGAACTTGGAGGATCCGTTACTTCAGCCACAAAAAAAGCTGAGTATGGGAGAGCACCAATAAATATAGATTTAGAATCTGAACTCCTTTCTGATGTAAAAGATAACTCTATAATGTGGATGAGTCATGGCGATTCAATTAACTTTTTGCCTGATGGATTCAATAAAATTGCTCATACCGAGAATACACTCCATGCAGCAATTTCAAATGATAGAAAGAAATTATTTGGCGTACAATTTCATCCTGAAGTTATTCATTCAGAGTTCGGGATGACGGTAATTAAGAATTTTGTCTATAAAATTTCTAGTTGTCCGGTTGATTGGACAACCGAAACTTTTTTAGAGGAGACAATTCCCAGGATAAGAGAGCAAGTTGGTAATAAGAAAGTTTTGCTTGCCTTGTCAGGAGGAGTTGATTCGTCAACTCTTGCTTTTCTACTTAATAAAGCAATTGGAGATCAGCTTACATGCATGTTTATAGATCAAGGGTTTATGAGAAAAGGTGAACCGGAATTTTTAATGAATTTTTTTGATAAGAAATTTCATATAAAGGTTGAATATATTAATGCTAGGGAAAGGTTCATTGCCAAATTAAAAGGGATTACTGATCCAGAACAAAAAAGGAAAATTATTGGCGAAGAATTTATTAGAGTATTTGAAGAAGAAAGTAATAGATTGGGACCTTTTCAGTACTTAGCTCAAGGTACTCTCTATCCTGATGTTATTGAAAGTGCTGGTACTAATATTGATCCCAAGACAGGTGAGAGAATAGCGGTCAAAATCAAGAGTCACCACAATGTGGGCGGATTACCAAAAGATTTACAGTTTAAATTAGTTGAACCATTAAGAAAACTTTTTAAAGATGAAGTTCGAAAATTGGGAGCTGCTTTAGGTTTGCCTGATGAAATCATCAAAAGACATCCATTTCCAGGACCAGGATTAGCAATAAGAATTTTGGGTGAAGTGACCAATGAAAAACTAGATTGTTTAAGAGATGCAGACTGGATAGTGAGAGATGAAATTAAAAAAGCAGGACTTTATAATGATATTTGGCAAGCTTTTGCAGTATTGTTACCTGTTAAAACTGTAGGAGTTATGGGTGATAAAAGAACTTATGCATGGCCAATAGTTTTACGCTGTGTATCTAGTGAAGATGGTATGACAGCAGACTGGTCAAAAATACCTTTTCAAATTTTGGAGAGAATCTCAAATAGAATCGTAAATGAAGTAGTTTCAGTTAATAGAGTTGTTTATGATATTACAAGTAAACCTCCTGGAACTATTGAGTGGGAATGA
- a CDS encoding MrcB family domain-containing protein, protein MLREFLKNTSQGLKDGIPSFYKGHPLAISIREDGRKIIESLLPNHFEDYKVEGSAGRGRWADIPWVAIYNCSITDKASQGYYPVYLIPNSSNKIILGLGQSFQEAEKEYGKDSNQNLDKQAEIMRMKISEFKSFFSSSKPKIEINGRLNYKSGHVYHIEYDAADLPSEEELVGNLHNMLDAYETLFFRGGRDSDNFLIGEEQNENITIEETYKKKVHYLIERPSSAQIKKIKKELGFVCQSCNFDFQKIYGDIGKEYIEAHHLVPMSELKKGETRKLTKKDFAVLCSNCHRMIHKLKDSSDLEQLKNLIKK, encoded by the coding sequence ATGCTAAGAGAATTCCTAAAAAATACATCTCAAGGATTAAAAGATGGTATCCCTAGTTTTTATAAAGGTCATCCTTTAGCGATTTCTATTAGGGAAGACGGTAGGAAAATAATAGAATCACTTTTGCCAAATCATTTTGAAGATTATAAAGTTGAAGGTTCTGCTGGTAGAGGAAGATGGGCAGATATTCCATGGGTAGCAATTTATAATTGTTCTATTACGGATAAAGCAAGTCAAGGTTATTATCCTGTTTATTTAATTCCAAATTCAAGTAATAAAATCATATTAGGTTTAGGGCAAAGTTTTCAGGAAGCAGAGAAAGAGTATGGGAAGGATTCAAATCAAAATTTAGATAAACAGGCAGAGATAATGCGTATGAAAATTTCTGAATTTAAAAGTTTCTTTTCTTCATCTAAACCAAAAATTGAAATTAATGGGCGTTTAAATTACAAGAGTGGTCATGTTTACCATATTGAATATGATGCTGCAGACCTACCAAGCGAAGAAGAGTTAGTGGGTAATCTTCATAATATGCTTGATGCTTATGAAACATTATTTTTTCGAGGGGGTAGAGATAGTGATAATTTTTTAATTGGTGAAGAACAAAATGAGAATATCACTATTGAAGAAACATATAAGAAAAAAGTTCATTATTTAATTGAAAGACCAAGCAGTGCTCAAATAAAAAAAATTAAAAAAGAACTTGGATTTGTTTGTCAAAGTTGCAATTTTGATTTTCAAAAAATTTATGGAGATATCGGTAAAGAATATATTGAAGCACATCATTTAGTTCCAATGTCGGAATTAAAAAAGGGTGAGACTAGAAAATTAACTAAGAAAGATTTTGCTGTTTTATGTTCAAATTGTCATCGAATGATTCATAAACTAAAAGACTCTAGTGATTTAGAACAATTAAAGAATTTGATAAAAAAATGA
- a CDS encoding PD-(D/E)XK nuclease family protein → MSGIIKLSRTTVEKYLSCPRCCVLDKKYKIKPPSLPFTLNIAVDNLCKNEFDYYRRIQEPHPLIIEHGLDAIPFKHKDLERWRSNFQGIRYKSIEHNYDFGGAVDDIWQKKNGELIIVDVKATSRNNFDWSETFNKYEYAKAYKRQLEMYQWLFKKNGFQVANEAYLLYFNGKKNEEAFNNQLNFDAHLIRLNCSSSWVENKIIDTVNLLRSDIFPKPSLNCEYCNYLKKRWQLSIT, encoded by the coding sequence ATGAGCGGTATTATTAAATTAAGTAGAACTACTGTTGAAAAATATCTTAGTTGCCCAAGATGTTGCGTACTTGATAAAAAATATAAAATAAAACCACCATCATTACCATTCACCTTAAATATAGCTGTAGATAATTTATGTAAAAATGAATTTGATTATTACAGAAGAATTCAGGAGCCTCATCCTTTAATTATTGAACATGGTCTTGATGCTATTCCTTTCAAACACAAAGATTTAGAACGTTGGAGAAGTAATTTCCAAGGTATAAGATATAAGTCAATAGAACATAATTATGATTTTGGTGGAGCTGTGGATGATATTTGGCAGAAAAAAAATGGTGAGCTTATCATAGTTGATGTAAAAGCAACATCTAGAAATAATTTTGATTGGTCCGAGACTTTTAATAAATACGAATATGCAAAGGCTTATAAGAGACAATTGGAAATGTATCAGTGGCTATTTAAAAAAAACGGTTTTCAAGTTGCTAATGAAGCTTATCTTTTATATTTTAATGGAAAGAAAAATGAAGAGGCCTTTAATAATCAATTAAATTTTGATGCACATTTAATTAGATTGAATTGTTCTTCATCATGGGTAGAAAATAAGATAATCGATACAGTCAATTTATTACGATCCGACATTTTCCCCAAACCTTCATTAAATTGTGAATACTGTAATTATTTAAAAAAGCGTTGGCAGTTATCAATAACTTAA
- the mrdA gene encoding penicillin-binding protein 2, with translation MKKSSSNKKLISLKRQPLVLLIFSSISFLLILLRLIFLQLLNYESFKKMSDENRIRLIASQPIRGRILDKNGYVLADSRVKYSLIIKPQSVKESSWENHKSSISDLLNLDSNLIQKKYFDGKKNQKLSVTILDDLNVDQLIKFKENDDNLFSFEIATKLIRNYPYQSVAAHVIGYSQPITESEYNFLSKKGYKLNDLIGRTGIEYVYEDFIRGEWGGEMVEVNSLGKFQRSLGIKPSRQGNDIELTIDMNLQLVAEEALRDKKAGAIIVMDPRDGAIRAMASKPTFDLNFFSKDFKPETEYNKLFNSSEKPLFNRALNAYDPGSVWKIVTALAGLESGKFPIDTMLETKPCITYGSQCFREHNDLGFGVIGYEDALRVSSNTFFYQVGYGVGVDEIYEVSKKLGFNSLSGIEISEQENMGLVANSQWAKDGRGWGEPGRTPWVPEDIASMSIGQFVVQVTPIQIARAYAAIANGGYLITPHLTKKDGESLLDKKRIKIDIAPKNIQLIKSGLRKVVESGTGVSINYGVTNLPPVSGKTGTAEDGEGGLDHAWFVCFTPSEKSELVVVAFAQNTPGGGSVHALPMAREILKVWNEKK, from the coding sequence TTGAAAAAAAGTAGTTCTAACAAAAAACTTATTTCATTAAAAAGACAACCATTAGTCTTACTGATTTTTTCTTCTATTTCTTTTTTATTGATTTTATTAAGGTTGATTTTTTTACAACTCTTAAATTATGAATCTTTTAAAAAAATGTCTGATGAAAACAGAATTAGACTTATTGCTTCTCAACCAATACGGGGCAGAATACTTGATAAAAATGGTTATGTTTTAGCAGATAGTAGAGTTAAATATTCTTTAATAATAAAGCCTCAATCTGTTAAAGAAAGTAGTTGGGAAAACCATAAATCAAGTATTTCTGATTTGTTAAATCTTGATAGTAATTTAATTCAAAAAAAATATTTTGATGGTAAAAAAAATCAAAAACTTTCAGTAACTATTCTTGATGACTTGAATGTTGATCAATTAATCAAATTCAAGGAAAATGATGATAATTTATTTAGTTTTGAAATCGCGACGAAATTAATTAGAAATTATCCCTATCAATCTGTTGCTGCTCATGTAATTGGTTATAGTCAGCCAATCACTGAATCAGAATATAACTTTTTATCTAAGAAGGGTTATAAATTAAATGACTTAATTGGGAGAACTGGAATTGAATATGTTTATGAAGATTTTATAAGAGGTGAATGGGGTGGAGAAATGGTTGAAGTAAATTCTTTAGGCAAATTTCAAAGATCATTGGGTATTAAACCTTCAAGGCAAGGTAATGATATTGAATTAACTATTGATATGAACTTGCAATTAGTTGCGGAGGAAGCACTGCGAGACAAAAAAGCTGGAGCGATAATAGTGATGGATCCAAGAGATGGTGCAATAAGAGCAATGGCAAGTAAACCTACCTTTGACTTAAATTTTTTCTCAAAGGATTTTAAGCCTGAGACAGAATATAATAAGCTATTTAATTCTTCTGAAAAACCTCTTTTTAATAGAGCATTAAATGCTTATGATCCAGGAAGTGTTTGGAAAATTGTAACGGCTTTGGCGGGCTTAGAAAGTGGAAAATTTCCTATTGATACAATGCTAGAAACAAAACCATGTATTACTTATGGTAGTCAATGTTTTAGAGAACATAATGATTTAGGCTTTGGTGTAATAGGTTATGAAGATGCTTTAAGAGTTTCAAGCAATACTTTTTTTTATCAAGTCGGATATGGTGTAGGCGTTGATGAAATTTATGAGGTTTCAAAAAAGCTAGGTTTCAATTCTTTATCCGGAATTGAAATTTCTGAACAAGAAAACATGGGCTTAGTAGCTAATAGTCAATGGGCTAAGGATGGTAGAGGATGGGGAGAACCAGGTAGAACTCCCTGGGTTCCCGAAGATATTGCGAGTATGTCTATTGGACAATTTGTCGTTCAAGTAACTCCAATTCAAATAGCTAGAGCATATGCAGCGATTGCTAATGGAGGTTATCTAATTACTCCCCATTTAACTAAAAAAGATGGAGAAAGTCTTTTAGATAAAAAACGTATTAAAATTGACATTGCTCCAAAAAATATTCAATTGATAAAAAGTGGCCTTAGAAAAGTGGTTGAGTCTGGAACGGGGGTATCAATTAATTATGGAGTTACAAATTTACCTCCAGTTTCAGGTAAAACAGGAACTGCTGAAGATGGTGAAGGTGGCTTAGATCACGCTTGGTTCGTTTGCTTTACTCCTTCGGAAAAGAGTGAGTTGGTTGTAGTTGCTTTTGCACAAAATACTCCAGGTGGAGGGTCTGTACATGCACTCCCTATGGCAAGAGAAATTTTAAAAGTTTGGAATGAAAAAAAATGA
- a CDS encoding NAD(P)H-dependent oxidoreductase — translation MTETKDLIIITASCGKNLELSEKFLEKSNELKIRSEILDLTTLDIPLFNPRIHSKENIPSEIKELKKKLFAIERWVICAPEYNGSIPPILSNFIAWLSISGDDFRNLFNGQPIAIATFSGGIGLELLTSLRIQLVHLGSQVLGRQLLSSYSKPIDTKTIEDIIQRLLQMKKLKT, via the coding sequence ATGACTGAAACAAAAGACCTAATAATCATTACGGCTAGTTGTGGTAAAAATCTAGAACTTTCTGAAAAATTTCTTGAAAAAAGTAATGAACTTAAAATAAGGTCTGAAATTTTAGATCTTACCACTCTTGATATTCCATTATTTAATCCAAGAATTCACAGCAAAGAAAATATTCCAAGTGAAATAAAAGAATTAAAAAAAAAGCTTTTCGCAATAGAAAGGTGGGTGATTTGCGCTCCTGAATATAATGGATCTATACCTCCCATTCTCTCGAACTTCATAGCATGGCTCTCTATTTCGGGAGATGACTTTAGAAACTTATTTAATGGTCAACCAATTGCAATTGCAACATTTTCTGGTGGCATAGGGTTAGAACTGCTTACTTCATTACGCATTCAATTAGTGCATTTAGGAAGTCAAGTATTAGGCAGACAACTTTTGTCCTCATATAGTAAACCGATAGATACCAAAACTATTGAAGATATAATTCAAAGACTTTTACAAATGAAAAAATTAAAAACATAA